The Lactuca sativa cultivar Salinas chromosome 2, Lsat_Salinas_v11, whole genome shotgun sequence genome includes a window with the following:
- the LOC111916007 gene encoding protein PIN-LIKES 3 isoform X3, producing the protein MFRLLVINIYSTHFLPYFEAIDRDKAFRSHTQEQTSFQLQISFSGDTLPSSLGGFSYSTGSFVLKMGFLELFSAASTPILKVLIITAIGSFLAFDSVDILGPIARKHVNNGVFFVSNPALVGSNLAETITLESMISMWFMPVNILITFIIGAALGWLLLIITKPSPHLKGLILGVCSAGNLGNLLLIIVPAVCKEKGSPFGDPDVCHGYAMAYASVSMAMGSLFVWTFVYNLLRAFSEDSGNNVVKETVTTHEDLTENLLPSSTSTEKKPKLKVMLDKMKQQLGNFSKAVNLKDILAPSTTAAIIGLIVGMIGPLRRLLIGTTAPLHVIQDSASLIGDAAIPTMTLILGANLLRGLKGSSRVSLPIVFGIVAVRLVLLPIIGIFIVKGAIYLGLVHADPLYVYVLLLQFAVPPSMNIGTITQLFGAGESECSVIMMWSYGLASVSLTVWSMFFMWLVA; encoded by the exons ATGTTCAGGCTTCTCGTCATCAATATTTACTCCACCCattttcttccatattttgaAGCAATCGACCGAGATAAAGCTTTCAGAAGCCATACACAGGAGCAAACAAGCTTCCAGCTTCAAATATCGTTTTCCGGCGACACCCTCCCTTCTTCGCTCGGTGGCTTCTCGTATTCTACCGG CAGTTTTGTTTTAAAGATGGGGTTTCTTGAGCTGTTTTCTGCTGCTTCTACGCCTATTCTCAAAGTTCTGATAATCACTGCAATTGGCTCATTTCTTGCTTTTGATTCTGTTGATATCTTGGGACCAATAGCAAGGAAACACGTCAATAAT GGTGTGTTCTTTGTGTCGAATCCAGCACTTGTGGGAAGCAATCTTGCTGAAACAATCACTCTCGAAAGCATGATTTCTAT GTGGTTTATGCCTGTGAACATTCTTATTACGTTCATAATTGGAGCAGCACTTGGATGGTTGCTTTTGATCATTACAAAACCATCTCCACATCTTAAAGGCCTCATCTTAGGCGTCTGTTCAGCAG GAAACCTCGGAAATTTGCTTTTGATTATCGTTCCAGCTGTATGCAAAGAGAAAGGAAGTCCATTTGGTGATCCTGATGTTTGTCATGGGTATGCCATGGCGTATGCTTCAGTATCTATGGCA ATGGGATCATTATTTGTGTGGACTTTTGTGTACAACCTACTAAGGGCATTTTCTGAAGATTCTGGTAACAATGTTGTCAAAGAAACAGTAACCACACATGAGGATTTGACTGAAAACTTGCTTCCATCATCTACATCTACTGAAAAAAAACCGAAACTGAAG GTGATGTTAGATAAAATGAAGCAACAATTGGGGAACTTTTCAAAAGCTGTTAATTTGAAGGATATATTGGCACCATCAACCACCGCAGCT ATTATAGGCCTCATAGTTGGAATGATTGGGCCTCTGCGTAGGCTACTAATAGGCACCACAGCTCCTCTTCATGTGATCCAAGATTCTGCATCTTTAATCGg GGATGCCGCAATTCCAACTATGACATTGATTTTGGGTGCTAACCTCTTACGAG GTTTGAAAGGATCATCTCGTGTCTCGTTACCAATTGTGTTTGGAATCGTAGCAGTTCGATTAGTTTTGTTGCCAATTATTGGCATTTTTATTGTGAAAGGAGCGATTTACTTGGGCTTAGTGCATGCAGACCCTCTTTATGTTTACGTTCTTTTACTACAATTTGCAGTTCCACCCTCCATGAACATTG GTACAATAACACAATTATTTGGAGCTGGTGAAAGTGAATGTTCGGTGATTATGATGTGGTCGTATGGTTTGGCGTCGGTTTCACTTACCGTATGGTCCATGTTCTTTATGTGGCTCGTGGCTTGA
- the LOC111916007 gene encoding protein PIN-LIKES 3 isoform X1 produces the protein MFRLLVINIYSTHFLPYFEAIDRDKAFRSHTQEQTSFQLQISFSGDTLPSSLGGFSYSTGYFLFSGDSLLIFPAKSPFTPVFASFCVFSIFIQVKKYFHFLEFFKLSINGNIRCKKSSFVLKMGFLELFSAASTPILKVLIITAIGSFLAFDSVDILGPIARKHVNNGVFFVSNPALVGSNLAETITLESMISMWFMPVNILITFIIGAALGWLLLIITKPSPHLKGLILGVCSAGNLGNLLLIIVPAVCKEKGSPFGDPDVCHGYAMAYASVSMAMGSLFVWTFVYNLLRAFSEDSGNNVVKETVTTHEDLTENLLPSSTSTEKKPKLKVMLDKMKQQLGNFSKAVNLKDILAPSTTAAIIGLIVGMIGPLRRLLIGTTAPLHVIQDSASLIGDAAIPTMTLILGANLLRGLKGSSRVSLPIVFGIVAVRLVLLPIIGIFIVKGAIYLGLVHADPLYVYVLLLQFAVPPSMNIGTITQLFGAGESECSVIMMWSYGLASVSLTVWSMFFMWLVA, from the exons ATGTTCAGGCTTCTCGTCATCAATATTTACTCCACCCattttcttccatattttgaAGCAATCGACCGAGATAAAGCTTTCAGAAGCCATACACAGGAGCAAACAAGCTTCCAGCTTCAAATATCGTTTTCCGGCGACACCCTCCCTTCTTCGCTCGGTGGCTTCTCGTATTCTACCGGGTACTTCTTGTTTTCCGGTGACTCCCTTCTTATTTTTCCGGCGAAGAGTCCATTCACACCGGTGTTTGCTTCTTTCTGTGTGTTTTCAATTTTCATCCaagtaaaaaaatattttcactTTCTCGAGTTCTTCAAATTATCCATCAACGGTAACATTCGGTGTAAAAAAAG CAGTTTTGTTTTAAAGATGGGGTTTCTTGAGCTGTTTTCTGCTGCTTCTACGCCTATTCTCAAAGTTCTGATAATCACTGCAATTGGCTCATTTCTTGCTTTTGATTCTGTTGATATCTTGGGACCAATAGCAAGGAAACACGTCAATAAT GGTGTGTTCTTTGTGTCGAATCCAGCACTTGTGGGAAGCAATCTTGCTGAAACAATCACTCTCGAAAGCATGATTTCTAT GTGGTTTATGCCTGTGAACATTCTTATTACGTTCATAATTGGAGCAGCACTTGGATGGTTGCTTTTGATCATTACAAAACCATCTCCACATCTTAAAGGCCTCATCTTAGGCGTCTGTTCAGCAG GAAACCTCGGAAATTTGCTTTTGATTATCGTTCCAGCTGTATGCAAAGAGAAAGGAAGTCCATTTGGTGATCCTGATGTTTGTCATGGGTATGCCATGGCGTATGCTTCAGTATCTATGGCA ATGGGATCATTATTTGTGTGGACTTTTGTGTACAACCTACTAAGGGCATTTTCTGAAGATTCTGGTAACAATGTTGTCAAAGAAACAGTAACCACACATGAGGATTTGACTGAAAACTTGCTTCCATCATCTACATCTACTGAAAAAAAACCGAAACTGAAG GTGATGTTAGATAAAATGAAGCAACAATTGGGGAACTTTTCAAAAGCTGTTAATTTGAAGGATATATTGGCACCATCAACCACCGCAGCT ATTATAGGCCTCATAGTTGGAATGATTGGGCCTCTGCGTAGGCTACTAATAGGCACCACAGCTCCTCTTCATGTGATCCAAGATTCTGCATCTTTAATCGg GGATGCCGCAATTCCAACTATGACATTGATTTTGGGTGCTAACCTCTTACGAG GTTTGAAAGGATCATCTCGTGTCTCGTTACCAATTGTGTTTGGAATCGTAGCAGTTCGATTAGTTTTGTTGCCAATTATTGGCATTTTTATTGTGAAAGGAGCGATTTACTTGGGCTTAGTGCATGCAGACCCTCTTTATGTTTACGTTCTTTTACTACAATTTGCAGTTCCACCCTCCATGAACATTG GTACAATAACACAATTATTTGGAGCTGGTGAAAGTGAATGTTCGGTGATTATGATGTGGTCGTATGGTTTGGCGTCGGTTTCACTTACCGTATGGTCCATGTTCTTTATGTGGCTCGTGGCTTGA
- the LOC111916007 gene encoding protein PIN-LIKES 3 isoform X2 → MFRLLVINIYSTHFLPYFEAIDRDKAFRSHTQEQTSFQLQISFSGDTLPSSLGGFSYSTGYFLFSGDSLLIFPAKSPFTPVFASFCVFSIFIQVKKYFHFLEFFKLSINGNIRCKKSFVLKMGFLELFSAASTPILKVLIITAIGSFLAFDSVDILGPIARKHVNNGVFFVSNPALVGSNLAETITLESMISMWFMPVNILITFIIGAALGWLLLIITKPSPHLKGLILGVCSAGNLGNLLLIIVPAVCKEKGSPFGDPDVCHGYAMAYASVSMAMGSLFVWTFVYNLLRAFSEDSGNNVVKETVTTHEDLTENLLPSSTSTEKKPKLKVMLDKMKQQLGNFSKAVNLKDILAPSTTAAIIGLIVGMIGPLRRLLIGTTAPLHVIQDSASLIGDAAIPTMTLILGANLLRGLKGSSRVSLPIVFGIVAVRLVLLPIIGIFIVKGAIYLGLVHADPLYVYVLLLQFAVPPSMNIGTITQLFGAGESECSVIMMWSYGLASVSLTVWSMFFMWLVA, encoded by the exons ATGTTCAGGCTTCTCGTCATCAATATTTACTCCACCCattttcttccatattttgaAGCAATCGACCGAGATAAAGCTTTCAGAAGCCATACACAGGAGCAAACAAGCTTCCAGCTTCAAATATCGTTTTCCGGCGACACCCTCCCTTCTTCGCTCGGTGGCTTCTCGTATTCTACCGGGTACTTCTTGTTTTCCGGTGACTCCCTTCTTATTTTTCCGGCGAAGAGTCCATTCACACCGGTGTTTGCTTCTTTCTGTGTGTTTTCAATTTTCATCCaagtaaaaaaatattttcactTTCTCGAGTTCTTCAAATTATCCATCAACGGTAACATTCGGTGTAAAAAAAG TTTTGTTTTAAAGATGGGGTTTCTTGAGCTGTTTTCTGCTGCTTCTACGCCTATTCTCAAAGTTCTGATAATCACTGCAATTGGCTCATTTCTTGCTTTTGATTCTGTTGATATCTTGGGACCAATAGCAAGGAAACACGTCAATAAT GGTGTGTTCTTTGTGTCGAATCCAGCACTTGTGGGAAGCAATCTTGCTGAAACAATCACTCTCGAAAGCATGATTTCTAT GTGGTTTATGCCTGTGAACATTCTTATTACGTTCATAATTGGAGCAGCACTTGGATGGTTGCTTTTGATCATTACAAAACCATCTCCACATCTTAAAGGCCTCATCTTAGGCGTCTGTTCAGCAG GAAACCTCGGAAATTTGCTTTTGATTATCGTTCCAGCTGTATGCAAAGAGAAAGGAAGTCCATTTGGTGATCCTGATGTTTGTCATGGGTATGCCATGGCGTATGCTTCAGTATCTATGGCA ATGGGATCATTATTTGTGTGGACTTTTGTGTACAACCTACTAAGGGCATTTTCTGAAGATTCTGGTAACAATGTTGTCAAAGAAACAGTAACCACACATGAGGATTTGACTGAAAACTTGCTTCCATCATCTACATCTACTGAAAAAAAACCGAAACTGAAG GTGATGTTAGATAAAATGAAGCAACAATTGGGGAACTTTTCAAAAGCTGTTAATTTGAAGGATATATTGGCACCATCAACCACCGCAGCT ATTATAGGCCTCATAGTTGGAATGATTGGGCCTCTGCGTAGGCTACTAATAGGCACCACAGCTCCTCTTCATGTGATCCAAGATTCTGCATCTTTAATCGg GGATGCCGCAATTCCAACTATGACATTGATTTTGGGTGCTAACCTCTTACGAG GTTTGAAAGGATCATCTCGTGTCTCGTTACCAATTGTGTTTGGAATCGTAGCAGTTCGATTAGTTTTGTTGCCAATTATTGGCATTTTTATTGTGAAAGGAGCGATTTACTTGGGCTTAGTGCATGCAGACCCTCTTTATGTTTACGTTCTTTTACTACAATTTGCAGTTCCACCCTCCATGAACATTG GTACAATAACACAATTATTTGGAGCTGGTGAAAGTGAATGTTCGGTGATTATGATGTGGTCGTATGGTTTGGCGTCGGTTTCACTTACCGTATGGTCCATGTTCTTTATGTGGCTCGTGGCTTGA
- the LOC111916007 gene encoding protein PIN-LIKES 3 isoform X4: MFRLLVINIYSTHFLPYFEAIDRDKAFRSHTQEQTSFQLQISFSGDTLPSSLGGFSYSTGFVLKMGFLELFSAASTPILKVLIITAIGSFLAFDSVDILGPIARKHVNNGVFFVSNPALVGSNLAETITLESMISMWFMPVNILITFIIGAALGWLLLIITKPSPHLKGLILGVCSAGNLGNLLLIIVPAVCKEKGSPFGDPDVCHGYAMAYASVSMAMGSLFVWTFVYNLLRAFSEDSGNNVVKETVTTHEDLTENLLPSSTSTEKKPKLKVMLDKMKQQLGNFSKAVNLKDILAPSTTAAIIGLIVGMIGPLRRLLIGTTAPLHVIQDSASLIGDAAIPTMTLILGANLLRGLKGSSRVSLPIVFGIVAVRLVLLPIIGIFIVKGAIYLGLVHADPLYVYVLLLQFAVPPSMNIGTITQLFGAGESECSVIMMWSYGLASVSLTVWSMFFMWLVA, from the exons ATGTTCAGGCTTCTCGTCATCAATATTTACTCCACCCattttcttccatattttgaAGCAATCGACCGAGATAAAGCTTTCAGAAGCCATACACAGGAGCAAACAAGCTTCCAGCTTCAAATATCGTTTTCCGGCGACACCCTCCCTTCTTCGCTCGGTGGCTTCTCGTATTCTACCGG TTTTGTTTTAAAGATGGGGTTTCTTGAGCTGTTTTCTGCTGCTTCTACGCCTATTCTCAAAGTTCTGATAATCACTGCAATTGGCTCATTTCTTGCTTTTGATTCTGTTGATATCTTGGGACCAATAGCAAGGAAACACGTCAATAAT GGTGTGTTCTTTGTGTCGAATCCAGCACTTGTGGGAAGCAATCTTGCTGAAACAATCACTCTCGAAAGCATGATTTCTAT GTGGTTTATGCCTGTGAACATTCTTATTACGTTCATAATTGGAGCAGCACTTGGATGGTTGCTTTTGATCATTACAAAACCATCTCCACATCTTAAAGGCCTCATCTTAGGCGTCTGTTCAGCAG GAAACCTCGGAAATTTGCTTTTGATTATCGTTCCAGCTGTATGCAAAGAGAAAGGAAGTCCATTTGGTGATCCTGATGTTTGTCATGGGTATGCCATGGCGTATGCTTCAGTATCTATGGCA ATGGGATCATTATTTGTGTGGACTTTTGTGTACAACCTACTAAGGGCATTTTCTGAAGATTCTGGTAACAATGTTGTCAAAGAAACAGTAACCACACATGAGGATTTGACTGAAAACTTGCTTCCATCATCTACATCTACTGAAAAAAAACCGAAACTGAAG GTGATGTTAGATAAAATGAAGCAACAATTGGGGAACTTTTCAAAAGCTGTTAATTTGAAGGATATATTGGCACCATCAACCACCGCAGCT ATTATAGGCCTCATAGTTGGAATGATTGGGCCTCTGCGTAGGCTACTAATAGGCACCACAGCTCCTCTTCATGTGATCCAAGATTCTGCATCTTTAATCGg GGATGCCGCAATTCCAACTATGACATTGATTTTGGGTGCTAACCTCTTACGAG GTTTGAAAGGATCATCTCGTGTCTCGTTACCAATTGTGTTTGGAATCGTAGCAGTTCGATTAGTTTTGTTGCCAATTATTGGCATTTTTATTGTGAAAGGAGCGATTTACTTGGGCTTAGTGCATGCAGACCCTCTTTATGTTTACGTTCTTTTACTACAATTTGCAGTTCCACCCTCCATGAACATTG GTACAATAACACAATTATTTGGAGCTGGTGAAAGTGAATGTTCGGTGATTATGATGTGGTCGTATGGTTTGGCGTCGGTTTCACTTACCGTATGGTCCATGTTCTTTATGTGGCTCGTGGCTTGA
- the LOC111916007 gene encoding protein PIN-LIKES 3 isoform X5 — MGFLELFSAASTPILKVLIITAIGSFLAFDSVDILGPIARKHVNNGVFFVSNPALVGSNLAETITLESMISMWFMPVNILITFIIGAALGWLLLIITKPSPHLKGLILGVCSAGNLGNLLLIIVPAVCKEKGSPFGDPDVCHGYAMAYASVSMAMGSLFVWTFVYNLLRAFSEDSGNNVVKETVTTHEDLTENLLPSSTSTEKKPKLKVMLDKMKQQLGNFSKAVNLKDILAPSTTAAIIGLIVGMIGPLRRLLIGTTAPLHVIQDSASLIGDAAIPTMTLILGANLLRGLKGSSRVSLPIVFGIVAVRLVLLPIIGIFIVKGAIYLGLVHADPLYVYVLLLQFAVPPSMNIGTITQLFGAGESECSVIMMWSYGLASVSLTVWSMFFMWLVA, encoded by the exons ATGGGGTTTCTTGAGCTGTTTTCTGCTGCTTCTACGCCTATTCTCAAAGTTCTGATAATCACTGCAATTGGCTCATTTCTTGCTTTTGATTCTGTTGATATCTTGGGACCAATAGCAAGGAAACACGTCAATAAT GGTGTGTTCTTTGTGTCGAATCCAGCACTTGTGGGAAGCAATCTTGCTGAAACAATCACTCTCGAAAGCATGATTTCTAT GTGGTTTATGCCTGTGAACATTCTTATTACGTTCATAATTGGAGCAGCACTTGGATGGTTGCTTTTGATCATTACAAAACCATCTCCACATCTTAAAGGCCTCATCTTAGGCGTCTGTTCAGCAG GAAACCTCGGAAATTTGCTTTTGATTATCGTTCCAGCTGTATGCAAAGAGAAAGGAAGTCCATTTGGTGATCCTGATGTTTGTCATGGGTATGCCATGGCGTATGCTTCAGTATCTATGGCA ATGGGATCATTATTTGTGTGGACTTTTGTGTACAACCTACTAAGGGCATTTTCTGAAGATTCTGGTAACAATGTTGTCAAAGAAACAGTAACCACACATGAGGATTTGACTGAAAACTTGCTTCCATCATCTACATCTACTGAAAAAAAACCGAAACTGAAG GTGATGTTAGATAAAATGAAGCAACAATTGGGGAACTTTTCAAAAGCTGTTAATTTGAAGGATATATTGGCACCATCAACCACCGCAGCT ATTATAGGCCTCATAGTTGGAATGATTGGGCCTCTGCGTAGGCTACTAATAGGCACCACAGCTCCTCTTCATGTGATCCAAGATTCTGCATCTTTAATCGg GGATGCCGCAATTCCAACTATGACATTGATTTTGGGTGCTAACCTCTTACGAG GTTTGAAAGGATCATCTCGTGTCTCGTTACCAATTGTGTTTGGAATCGTAGCAGTTCGATTAGTTTTGTTGCCAATTATTGGCATTTTTATTGTGAAAGGAGCGATTTACTTGGGCTTAGTGCATGCAGACCCTCTTTATGTTTACGTTCTTTTACTACAATTTGCAGTTCCACCCTCCATGAACATTG GTACAATAACACAATTATTTGGAGCTGGTGAAAGTGAATGTTCGGTGATTATGATGTGGTCGTATGGTTTGGCGTCGGTTTCACTTACCGTATGGTCCATGTTCTTTATGTGGCTCGTGGCTTGA